The following proteins come from a genomic window of Carassius auratus strain Wakin chromosome 18, ASM336829v1, whole genome shotgun sequence:
- the LOC113118227 gene encoding poly [ADP-ribose] polymerase 12-like isoform X1, with product MNIVSRHIFTFVCKHEGCTEYGKVERDLRLSITVADQVLSQVLDDHQRFVIVQDEDTNPRSSIPDRDSLILAKTSLRLCKHDKCSGCEDLHLCRYFVCGNCRFGIKCKNPHDLTSAHNSDLLEKHDLHGLSHAELFQLLLQNDPSLLPEVCPHYNKGNGEYGSCKYKTSCTNLHLCLHFLQDDCKFGAVCKRSHCFDANAQKILNARGLSPENMRKLHRLYKTRLLIASSAFKKSEKVALPAVKGRTRHKSSSSVSEADHNEICLFFIRTGCSFKDKCARFHHHLPYKWQILQKDGITWGDLPNEEEIEKAYCSPANVLCITESSTGHQVVDFMSMTCGESDVRRLSTASSVTKPPHFILTTEWIWYWRNDKGGWTEYGKGEDSKLLASVTSEDLEKQYLADNEKEISFTSQNHKYILKFKEMCQQNLKYKTERDVRRRPRFISAQDVKSKIKGSESPDSSASSSVEVPPYWDKGALDNFTYKTVPLQSSSKEYQRVSSMFSRTLPRSIIHSIERVQNLSLWKVFQWQKEQMNKRNGGSAVDQRYLFHGTDESLIAAICEQNFDWRICGSHGTLYGKGSYFARDASYSDRYAKSRNGRTKKMFVALVLVGNFARGNNTLVRPPQKPNTQSFYDSCVDNEANPAIFVVFEKFQIYPEYIIEYS from the exons ATGAACATCGTCTCTAGACACATATTCACCTTTGTCTGCAAACACGAGGGCTGCACGGAGTATGGTAAAGTAGAGAGGGATTTGCGGCTGAGTATCACGGTTGCGGATCAGGTTTTGTCTCAGGTGCTCGATGATCACCAGAGGTTTGTTATAGTTCAGGATGAAGACACGAATCCCAGAAGCTCCATACCAGACAGAGACAGTCTGATCTTAGCCAAAACCTCACTGCGACTGTGTAAACATGACAAATGTTCAGGGTGTGAAGACCTACACTTGTGCAGGTACTTTGTGTGTGGAAATTGCAGATTTGG GATAAAGTGCAAAAATCCCCATGACTTGACATCAGCACATAATTCTGACCTCCTGGAGAAACATGATCTTCACGGCCTTTCGCATGCAGAGTTGTTTCAACTCCTGCTTCAGAACGACCCCTCGTTGCTTCCAGAG GTGTGCCCCCATTACAACAAGGGAAATGGCGAATATGGCAGCTGTAAATATAAGACATCCTGTACCAACCTGCACCTCTGCCTGCACTTCCTGCAGGACGACTGTAAGTTTGGAGCAGTTTGCAAAAGGTCCCACTGCTTCGATGCAAATGCTCAGAAAATCCTGAACGCCCGAGGACTCAGTCCAGAAAACATGCGCAAACTCCACAGGCTTTACAAGACCAGATTACTGATTGCTTCTTCAGCTTTCAAGAAGAGTGAGAAAg TAGCTCTGCCTGCAGTGAAAGGACGCACCAGACACAAATCCAGTAGCTCCGTCAGTGAAGCGGATCACAATGAAATCTGTCTCTTTTTCATACGCACTGGATGTAGTTTCAAAG ACAAGTGTGCCCGTTTTCACCACCATCTACCCTATAAATGGCAGATATTACAGAAGGATGGGATTACGTGGGGAGACTTGCCAAATGAAGAGGAGATTGAGAAGGCGTACTGCAGTCCGGCTAATGTTTTGTG TATTACTGAGAGCAGCACAGGGCACCAAGTAGTGGACTTCATGTCAATGACATGTGGAGAGTCAGATGTGCGTCGGCTGTCCACAGCGTCTTCTGTCACTAAACCTCCTCACTTCATTCTGACCACTGAATGGATCTGGTACTGGAGGAATGACAAAGGAGGTTGGACAGAGTATGGCAAAGGG GAAGATTCTAAACTCTTGGCGTCTGTCACTTCAGAAGATCTTGAGAAACAGTACCTGGCTGACAATGAAAAGGAAATCTCATTCACTTCACAGAACCATAAATACATCCTCAAATTTAAAG aGATGTGCCAGCAAAATCTGAAGTACAAAACCGAAAGGGACGTTAGGAGGAGGCCACGTTTTATTTCTGCCCAAGATGTCAAGAGCAAAATCAAGGG AAGTGAGTCTCCAGACAGCTCAGCATCTTCTTCTGTGGAAGTTCCACCTTACTGGGACAAAGGAGCTCTTGATAACTTCACCTACAAG ACTGTCCCTCTACAAAGCTCCTCCAAGGAATACCAAAGGGTGAGCTCGATGTTTAGTAGAACACTGCCCAGAAGCATCATTCACAGCATTGAAAGAGTGCAGAATCTCTCTCTCTGGAAGGTCTTTCAGTG GCAAAAAGAACAGATGAATAAGAGAAATGGAGGGAGTGCAGTTGACCAGCGTTACCTTTTCCATGGTACAGATGAGTCTCTTATAGCAGCAATTTGTGAGCAAAACTTTGACTGGAGGATCTGTGGAAGTCACGGGACACTTTATGGGAAag GCAGCTATTTTGCCAGAGATGCTTCATATTCTGACAGATATGCAAAATCCAGGAACGGCAGGACCAAGAAGATGTTCGTGGCACTGGTGCTGGTGGGAAACTTCGCAAGGGGTAACAATACTTTGGTCCGTCCTCCACAGAAACCCAACACTCAAAGCTTTTATGACAGCTGCGTTGACAATGAGGCTAACCCAGCCATTTTTGTCGTGTTCGAGAAATTCCAGATCTATCCTGAGTACATCATTGAATACTCTTAA
- the LOC113118227 gene encoding poly [ADP-ribose] polymerase 12-like isoform X2 yields MNIVSRHIFTFVCKHEGCTEYGKVERDLRLSITVADQVLSQVLDDHQRFVIVQDEDTNPRSSIPDRDSLILAKTSLRLCKHDKCSGCEDLHLCRYFVCGNCRFGIKCKNPHDLTSAHNSDLLEKHDLHGLSHAELFQLLLQNDPSLLPEVCPHYNKGNGEYGSCKYKTSCTNLHLCLHFLQDDCKFGAVCKRSHCFDANAQKILNARGLSPENMRKLHRLYKTRLLIASSAFKKSEKALPAVKGRTRHKSSSSVSEADHNEICLFFIRTGCSFKDKCARFHHHLPYKWQILQKDGITWGDLPNEEEIEKAYCSPANVLCITESSTGHQVVDFMSMTCGESDVRRLSTASSVTKPPHFILTTEWIWYWRNDKGGWTEYGKGEDSKLLASVTSEDLEKQYLADNEKEISFTSQNHKYILKFKEMCQQNLKYKTERDVRRRPRFISAQDVKSKIKGSESPDSSASSSVEVPPYWDKGALDNFTYKTVPLQSSSKEYQRVSSMFSRTLPRSIIHSIERVQNLSLWKVFQWQKEQMNKRNGGSAVDQRYLFHGTDESLIAAICEQNFDWRICGSHGTLYGKGSYFARDASYSDRYAKSRNGRTKKMFVALVLVGNFARGNNTLVRPPQKPNTQSFYDSCVDNEANPAIFVVFEKFQIYPEYIIEYS; encoded by the exons ATGAACATCGTCTCTAGACACATATTCACCTTTGTCTGCAAACACGAGGGCTGCACGGAGTATGGTAAAGTAGAGAGGGATTTGCGGCTGAGTATCACGGTTGCGGATCAGGTTTTGTCTCAGGTGCTCGATGATCACCAGAGGTTTGTTATAGTTCAGGATGAAGACACGAATCCCAGAAGCTCCATACCAGACAGAGACAGTCTGATCTTAGCCAAAACCTCACTGCGACTGTGTAAACATGACAAATGTTCAGGGTGTGAAGACCTACACTTGTGCAGGTACTTTGTGTGTGGAAATTGCAGATTTGG GATAAAGTGCAAAAATCCCCATGACTTGACATCAGCACATAATTCTGACCTCCTGGAGAAACATGATCTTCACGGCCTTTCGCATGCAGAGTTGTTTCAACTCCTGCTTCAGAACGACCCCTCGTTGCTTCCAGAG GTGTGCCCCCATTACAACAAGGGAAATGGCGAATATGGCAGCTGTAAATATAAGACATCCTGTACCAACCTGCACCTCTGCCTGCACTTCCTGCAGGACGACTGTAAGTTTGGAGCAGTTTGCAAAAGGTCCCACTGCTTCGATGCAAATGCTCAGAAAATCCTGAACGCCCGAGGACTCAGTCCAGAAAACATGCGCAAACTCCACAGGCTTTACAAGACCAGATTACTGATTGCTTCTTCAGCTTTCAAGAAGAGTGAGAAAg CTCTGCCTGCAGTGAAAGGACGCACCAGACACAAATCCAGTAGCTCCGTCAGTGAAGCGGATCACAATGAAATCTGTCTCTTTTTCATACGCACTGGATGTAGTTTCAAAG ACAAGTGTGCCCGTTTTCACCACCATCTACCCTATAAATGGCAGATATTACAGAAGGATGGGATTACGTGGGGAGACTTGCCAAATGAAGAGGAGATTGAGAAGGCGTACTGCAGTCCGGCTAATGTTTTGTG TATTACTGAGAGCAGCACAGGGCACCAAGTAGTGGACTTCATGTCAATGACATGTGGAGAGTCAGATGTGCGTCGGCTGTCCACAGCGTCTTCTGTCACTAAACCTCCTCACTTCATTCTGACCACTGAATGGATCTGGTACTGGAGGAATGACAAAGGAGGTTGGACAGAGTATGGCAAAGGG GAAGATTCTAAACTCTTGGCGTCTGTCACTTCAGAAGATCTTGAGAAACAGTACCTGGCTGACAATGAAAAGGAAATCTCATTCACTTCACAGAACCATAAATACATCCTCAAATTTAAAG aGATGTGCCAGCAAAATCTGAAGTACAAAACCGAAAGGGACGTTAGGAGGAGGCCACGTTTTATTTCTGCCCAAGATGTCAAGAGCAAAATCAAGGG AAGTGAGTCTCCAGACAGCTCAGCATCTTCTTCTGTGGAAGTTCCACCTTACTGGGACAAAGGAGCTCTTGATAACTTCACCTACAAG ACTGTCCCTCTACAAAGCTCCTCCAAGGAATACCAAAGGGTGAGCTCGATGTTTAGTAGAACACTGCCCAGAAGCATCATTCACAGCATTGAAAGAGTGCAGAATCTCTCTCTCTGGAAGGTCTTTCAGTG GCAAAAAGAACAGATGAATAAGAGAAATGGAGGGAGTGCAGTTGACCAGCGTTACCTTTTCCATGGTACAGATGAGTCTCTTATAGCAGCAATTTGTGAGCAAAACTTTGACTGGAGGATCTGTGGAAGTCACGGGACACTTTATGGGAAag GCAGCTATTTTGCCAGAGATGCTTCATATTCTGACAGATATGCAAAATCCAGGAACGGCAGGACCAAGAAGATGTTCGTGGCACTGGTGCTGGTGGGAAACTTCGCAAGGGGTAACAATACTTTGGTCCGTCCTCCACAGAAACCCAACACTCAAAGCTTTTATGACAGCTGCGTTGACAATGAGGCTAACCCAGCCATTTTTGTCGTGTTCGAGAAATTCCAGATCTATCCTGAGTACATCATTGAATACTCTTAA